A segment of the Bacillus licheniformis DSM 13 = ATCC 14580 genome:
CAAATCGACATAGTGGTATCGATATTTTATGCTAATCGTCTTTCTTATGCGATATGGAATACCATCCCGGGTAAATTCATAAGAGAAGAATTAGAACAGCACGGTGTGACATATGAGGATTTAAAAACATATTGGGAAATCACAGATCCCAGCCAAGCTGCGCCGAAAATTAACAAAGATAACATTTTGCTGATTTCCGCCGTGCATGACCAATATGTTCACTTAGAGGATGCTGATAAGTTGTGGGAAAGCTGGGGGAAACCCGAAAGACATCTCTACAACTGCGGCCATGCCGGAATTGTTCTTTGTCGCAAAAAACTGGCATTAGATACAATTTCTTTCATCCGAAAAAAATTAAAGCAGCTTCATAAGTAATTTCAATTTATTAATAAGCGGGCAATTTCCAGAATGCTAAATCATTATATAGGAGGCTTTTTATGTACTTTGTTTCCGGATTTGTTTCAGTTTTGCTTGGTCTCGTCATGCTATTTACCTTACGGTTGTTATCTGTTGCTATTCCTCATGTTATAACTGATGCAGCTGGCAATGATGAAGCTTCAGCTTATTTTCAATCCTCTGTATTATTTTATCCTGTGCTGCTGCTTATTTTAGGCGTAGTCTTGATTATCGTTCATTTGCGAACAAATGATAAGGAAAAGGATTCATTCAAAGGCGAGTAAAAAATGGCTAATCCGGAATATTGGGCCAAAGTGAGCGGAGTGGTGAGACAGTTTGTTTCGATCTAAACATAATATCCCAAAAGTGAAATTTGATTATAAGTTCACATCTGATGAATCAGATATCCCAATGAAAATGAGAAAAGGCCCTTCAGTAGCAATGAGAGTAGAGGGAGAACTTGAAATCAAAATAAATGAAATTACATATTTTAAAGAAAATATCGCCTTATTGGAATTTTATGTTTCTTTAAATGAGTGGATTAAAAAGAACAAGAAAAAAAACAAAGTTACGGAGTATAGATATTACACAATGGAGTATGAAAAGGGCGAACCCATTATTTCATTGATACCATTTGATTATAAGGCTCGACTAACGACCATTTGGGAAACTCAACAATTATATAATGTATTCGACCTTGATTACATCACCGAACAAATGGAAATTTCACGCAAAAAACTTGGACGTGATATTGAACATCATTATAGGATTTCATTGAAAAGCTTTGTTGGTAAGATCCCATTAAGAAAATATTGATTTATCCTAAAGGCTAAAAACACCTTATCTGCGATGTGAAAATGAAATGCATATTCTAAAAGAAGCGGGTATATCAATGGCTATGAACGGAGAATCACAACACCATTGATATGGAAGCATCCAAAAAAGGAGAATAAAACAATGAACTTTTGGCACAAGCGCTTTCAAGATGAGAACTATGTGTATGGAACTGAACCGAATGCGTTTTTGGCAGATTCGCAGAAAAAACTTCAATTGTCGGGCGATGCTTTAGCCATCGCAGAAGGCGAGGGGCGCAATGCGGTTTTTTTAGCAGAACAAGGGATGAACGTCACTTCATGGGATTATGCCGAATCTGGACTGAAAAAGACGCAAAAGCTTGCTGAAACCCGTCATGTATCAGTAAAGACGGAGCTTGTTGATTTAAATGAAGCGTCTTGGAATCAAGATCAGTGGGACGAGATTGTATGTATTTTTGGACATTTTCCAGAAGAGCTGCGCCGAAAAACGCTTCTGGGAGTAAAAAAAGCCGTGAAGCCCGGGGGCTTTTTCGTAACGGAAGTGTATTCGACGCACCAAATCCCTTACAAAAGCGGCGGGCCGCAGGATCCAGAACTTTTATATACACCGGAAGAATTTTTGCAAATCTTTTCAGATTGGCGTACTGTCCACTTTTTTATGGGAGAAGTCGTTCGTCATGAAGGAGATTCGCACAACGGCCTGTCCCACGTCATTCAATTTATTGGGCAAAAGCAATAAATACTGCCTGGGAAATCTGATTTTAAAAAGGCGCCGTTCACGGCGCTTTTTTTTGCGTAACCTTTTCACCCTCATTACTACTAATGTAGTGAAAGCGGGGGAAACGATGAAAAACAATATTAGACTCAAGCGGCTGCTGATGATCAGCGCAATTTTGCTTTTAATCGTCGGGGGATATGTCAGTGCAATGATCTTTGGAAAGAAAGTGGTGTATGAAGGAACGGGAGAAAGCGGTCTGTGGCATGCTTCGATTGAGAAATCGGATAAAACGTCAATCGGGCCTAATTATTTTTTGAATTTATATTGGAATGGCACGGAAGAAGATGCGAAAAGAACGATCGTGAAAACAATCACCTTATACATAGATGGCAAAAAGTATGATGACAGAGGAGAATACGATCTTTCCGAGTATACGGGAGAGGAAATGGATGGCGGAGGCCATATGGAAGATCATATCGCGACTTTTGATTTTATGCCTGAAGAGGATGTTATCGGGCATGCATTATCAGTTAAAGTGGAATGGAAAACCGGAGATGAAGAAAACGCGGAAACAATGAAATTAAACAAGATTCCGTGGTATAAATGAAACGACGATCACTGAATAGGGAAGTGATTTAAAATGAACGATATTGAGATCAGAAGGCCGCGAATTGACGACGTTGAAGAGCTGAATCAGTTTTTCAGAATTGTGGTCGAGGATACCTTCGCTAAAGAGGGAATAGCCGATCTGCTCGATGATAAAGAAAGTGAAATTGAAAGTAAGAGGCAATACTTGAAAGCAGATTTAGACAGCAAGGGGAATAGCCGGCACTTTTTTATCGCTTCAGATCAACGTCTGAATAAAATCATCGGTACTATCGAATATGGCCCTGCAAGCGAATTGATCAGCATTTGTACGGATGGAGCTTTAAAGGATTTATATGAGGTAGGAACGGTATTTGTCCACCCGGATTATCAAAGACGCGGAATCGGGACTTTGCTGTTGAACGTCATGTTTTTGACTTTTTTGAATCAGGGAGTAAATGAATTTTGTTTGGACAGCGGCTATCCCGGTGCCCAGAGAATATGGAAGAAGAAATTCGGCGAGCCTGACTATGTGCTGAAAGATTATTG
Coding sequences within it:
- a CDS encoding SAM-dependent methyltransferase encodes the protein MNFWHKRFQDENYVYGTEPNAFLADSQKKLQLSGDALAIAEGEGRNAVFLAEQGMNVTSWDYAESGLKKTQKLAETRHVSVKTELVDLNEASWNQDQWDEIVCIFGHFPEELRRKTLLGVKKAVKPGGFFVTEVYSTHQIPYKSGGPQDPELLYTPEEFLQIFSDWRTVHFFMGEVVRHEGDSHNGLSHVIQFIGQKQ
- a CDS encoding GNAT family N-acetyltransferase, with protein sequence MNDIEIRRPRIDDVEELNQFFRIVVEDTFAKEGIADLLDDKESEIESKRQYLKADLDSKGNSRHFFIASDQRLNKIIGTIEYGPASELISICTDGALKDLYEVGTVFVHPDYQRRGIGTLLLNVMFLTFLNQGVNEFCLDSGYPGAQRIWKKKFGEPDYVLKDYWGKGYDHMIWRRRTKDMPIDTRTSVMP
- a CDS encoding YdhH/YoaO family protein, yielding MKNNIRLKRLLMISAILLLIVGGYVSAMIFGKKVVYEGTGESGLWHASIEKSDKTSIGPNYFLNLYWNGTEEDAKRTIVKTITLYIDGKKYDDRGEYDLSEYTGEEMDGGGHMEDHIATFDFMPEEDVIGHALSVKVEWKTGDEENAETMKLNKIPWYK